In a single window of the Niabella ginsenosidivorans genome:
- a CDS encoding FecR family protein, whose translation MNKERLTELLAKKVSGMLTLPEARELAEYLEKNPDDKELVALMDDFLKGSLHFDHVYTKQMLDERVTRLNQKIFKEKQGQEPLQKKSLLRTITLYISVAALLVLLAGTAWYFFYSRKNEASVPKNVLATKPGSKSTVELPDGTRVLLNADTRLFYDQSFGNNTREVTLEGEAYFDVVKDAAHPFIVHTSLMNIKVLGTVFNVRAYKNEENMQATLLRGSVEVTLKKKGDRKILVLKPNEKVIVRNFNADDTAADKSRNALPDIAIMTIKAMGSDSTVKETQWTKNRLVFDQSRLEDIIPELERWYGVTIQIKDTSLLNRKISGIYENESLTEVLESFKLVLDFSYKISGNTVTIVK comes from the coding sequence ATGAATAAAGAAAGGCTTACAGAATTGCTTGCCAAAAAAGTTTCCGGAATGCTTACACTTCCTGAAGCAAGGGAATTGGCGGAATACCTGGAAAAGAATCCTGATGATAAAGAGCTGGTGGCCCTGATGGATGATTTTCTGAAGGGAAGCCTGCATTTTGATCATGTGTACACCAAACAGATGCTGGATGAAAGAGTTACTCGGCTTAACCAGAAGATTTTTAAAGAGAAGCAGGGGCAGGAACCTCTACAAAAAAAGAGCCTTCTGCGTACAATTACTCTTTATATCTCTGTTGCCGCTCTTCTTGTTTTACTGGCTGGTACCGCCTGGTATTTTTTTTATAGCCGTAAAAATGAGGCATCAGTTCCAAAAAATGTGCTGGCTACCAAACCGGGCTCTAAATCAACGGTAGAACTTCCTGACGGAACCCGGGTACTGCTGAATGCAGACACCCGGTTGTTTTATGACCAGTCTTTTGGCAACAATACGCGTGAAGTAACATTGGAAGGAGAAGCCTATTTTGACGTGGTAAAAGATGCAGCGCATCCTTTTATCGTGCATACTTCTTTAATGAATATTAAGGTGCTGGGAACGGTTTTTAATGTGAGAGCCTATAAGAATGAAGAGAACATGCAGGCCACTTTGCTGCGGGGCTCTGTAGAAGTTACTTTAAAGAAAAAAGGCGACCGGAAAATACTGGTACTGAAGCCCAATGAAAAGGTGATCGTCCGGAATTTCAACGCGGATGATACCGCAGCGGATAAAAGCAGGAATGCTTTGCCTGATATAGCGATTATGACCATTAAAGCAATGGGGAGCGACTCTACCGTTAAAGAAACCCAGTGGACCAAGAACCGGCTGGTATTTGACCAGTCGAGACTGGAAGATATTATTCCCGAACTCGAAAGATGGTATGGCGTAACGATCCAGATAAAGGATACTTCCCTGCTGAACAGGAAAATAAGTGGTATTTATGAAAATGAAAGCCTGACGGAAGTGCTGGAATCTTTTAAGCTGGTATTGGACTTCAGCTATAAAATTTCAGGGAACACCGTAACGATTGTAAAATAG
- a CDS encoding TonB-dependent receptor — MKKSDCLAMGLGRYWIIKFLLLMKLSVIFLFLTAFQAIAYTGITQEQVSLHLENTSLSAALKKIEADYSYRFVYNDSVALINQKVNLNVNNASIDDVMHQLLINTRFTYKKMRKDLLVIVPAGRKRSLLTVKGKVLDSLGHPLAGASILEKGTSNGTVSGPDGSFSLALNSNTAVLVISAIGYETREVLVTGEELGDILLMASDQKLEDVIVIGYGTTTRKRITGAVDQISSKNIENRPVGNLTQALQGAAPSLLIQQKSMDPNNNTININIRGINTFTNASPLVVIDGMISDVGNMNKLNPNDVDNISILKDAGTAAIYGSRSASGVILITTKQGAKNSKPRVRLGASYGVQTPDILYEPVDGWQNATLLNVALANGGNNPAYTPEQIQDLKNHGDAEWMMDYIFKDAPQQSYDVNISGGAANSTYMVSGGYFSQGSNFIGPGYGIQRYNLRTKFTTEYKRLKVNVVMGYVRNDIKGDEANQDFKIADASRTPKYYYNAPKTADGRYINSSVGTNVAAQLELAGYNKHNNDWVNIGTSLDFKVTNDLKLRGVFGYDLTSDWRFIRRFEYPVYNSPESTEPVMNGTNRETENYTSKNVFINAQVLLDYNKQIGKHAISAMGGVSQEVLNNRGIDAKTKFTDPDLGIPISGETTFDDTRTEVNNTLKRVIQSVFGRANYSYDNRYSAEFTIRADGSSRFPKENRWGTFPSVSLGWTLSQESFMSAYKDNIGDLKLRGSWGILGNQEIDDYQYFTTYTVYSNIAGFNNKIASGTGFQIGSPDLKWEKVNTKNIGADLSFLKNKLTASLDFFFNKTTNILLVPITPTVLGTTLGDVNIGSMQNRGWEVNIGYNLRTGDVNHSFSFNIGNTQNKAVDLGNPEIRTVDNIGFIRRNGLPLGAYYGLKTDGLFQSYDEIAKSAVPVGAAPQPGDVKYVDRNNDGIIDDDDRFYLGDGFPHYNFGFTYNVNYKGFDLALLIQGVGKRLQSLRGDIYTPFHNGAWYPVIFKHELDTWTVTNTDAKFPRLTTDNSASFANNWGHASDLYLLDAKYIRVKNIQLGYTLPNKLVSRWGLGKVRAYLNAQNPFTFSKNSFIDPESTEFDNMLKANGGNSGRNYPTLKFYGGGINIDF; from the coding sequence ATGAAAAAATCGGATTGCCTTGCCATGGGCCTGGGAAGGTATTGGATCATTAAATTTCTGCTGCTAATGAAATTGTCAGTCATTTTTTTATTCCTTACAGCATTTCAGGCGATAGCTTATACAGGTATTACACAGGAACAGGTCAGTTTGCATTTAGAAAATACATCCCTGTCTGCCGCCCTGAAGAAAATAGAAGCCGATTACAGCTACCGTTTTGTGTATAACGATAGCGTGGCACTTATAAATCAGAAAGTAAACCTGAATGTAAATAATGCTTCTATTGATGATGTAATGCACCAGTTACTGATCAATACCCGCTTTACCTATAAAAAAATGAGAAAAGACCTGCTGGTTATTGTACCTGCAGGAAGAAAAAGGTCGTTGCTAACTGTAAAAGGCAAGGTGCTGGATTCATTGGGGCACCCCTTGGCGGGCGCAAGTATCCTTGAAAAAGGCACCAGCAATGGAACGGTGTCCGGGCCCGACGGTTCTTTTAGCCTGGCGCTCAATAGCAATACAGCTGTATTGGTCATCTCGGCAATAGGCTATGAAACAAGGGAAGTACTGGTAACGGGCGAAGAGCTCGGCGATATCCTGTTAATGGCTTCAGATCAGAAATTAGAAGACGTGATTGTGATTGGTTATGGAACCACCACGCGAAAACGGATTACAGGAGCTGTAGACCAGATCTCTTCCAAAAATATTGAAAACCGCCCGGTCGGGAACCTGACACAGGCGCTCCAGGGGGCGGCTCCAAGCCTCCTGATCCAGCAAAAAAGTATGGATCCCAATAATAACACGATCAATATTAATATTCGCGGTATTAATACTTTCACCAACGCTTCGCCATTGGTAGTTATTGACGGGATGATCTCAGATGTAGGGAATATGAATAAGCTAAACCCTAACGATGTGGATAATATTTCTATCCTGAAAGATGCCGGTACCGCAGCCATTTATGGCTCCCGTTCTGCAAGCGGTGTTATTTTAATTACCACCAAGCAGGGCGCTAAAAATTCAAAGCCCAGGGTCCGGCTGGGTGCGTCTTATGGGGTTCAGACACCGGATATTTTATATGAGCCGGTAGACGGCTGGCAGAATGCCACACTGCTGAATGTGGCATTGGCCAACGGAGGGAACAACCCTGCTTATACGCCGGAACAGATACAGGATCTGAAGAATCATGGAGATGCTGAATGGATGATGGACTATATTTTTAAAGATGCACCCCAGCAATCCTATGATGTAAATATTTCCGGTGGTGCCGCCAACAGCACTTATATGGTTTCCGGTGGCTATTTCAGCCAGGGAAGCAATTTTATTGGCCCCGGATATGGAATACAACGGTATAACCTGCGCACCAAATTTACTACCGAATATAAACGGCTGAAGGTAAATGTGGTAATGGGTTATGTGCGAAATGACATAAAAGGCGACGAAGCGAACCAGGATTTTAAAATAGCAGACGCCAGCCGTACGCCCAAATATTATTATAATGCCCCCAAAACAGCAGATGGCAGGTATATTAACAGCTCTGTGGGCACCAATGTGGCGGCCCAGCTGGAACTGGCAGGATATAACAAGCATAACAATGATTGGGTCAATATTGGAACATCGCTCGATTTTAAGGTGACCAACGATTTAAAACTGAGAGGTGTATTTGGCTATGATCTTACATCCGACTGGAGGTTTATCCGCCGGTTTGAATATCCTGTTTATAATAGCCCGGAAAGTACAGAACCTGTAATGAACGGTACCAACCGGGAAACGGAAAACTATACATCCAAAAATGTTTTTATCAATGCGCAGGTTTTGCTGGATTATAACAAGCAAATCGGTAAACATGCAATAAGCGCCATGGGAGGTGTTTCCCAGGAAGTGCTGAACAACAGGGGTATTGATGCAAAAACAAAATTTACGGATCCGGATCTGGGTATCCCCATTTCAGGAGAAACGACCTTTGATGACACCCGTACAGAAGTCAACAACACGCTGAAACGGGTGATCCAGTCTGTTTTTGGACGTGCAAATTACAGTTATGACAACAGGTATTCGGCAGAATTTACCATCCGTGCTGATGGATCCAGCCGTTTTCCAAAAGAGAACCGCTGGGGCACTTTTCCTTCCGTTTCCCTGGGATGGACGCTTTCTCAGGAATCGTTTATGAGTGCCTACAAGGACAATATAGGAGATCTGAAGCTGCGGGGCTCCTGGGGTATTCTGGGAAATCAGGAAATAGACGACTACCAGTATTTTACCACGTACACAGTTTATTCCAATATTGCCGGTTTTAATAACAAGATCGCTTCCGGCACCGGATTTCAGATAGGTAGCCCGGACTTAAAATGGGAAAAAGTAAACACCAAAAACATCGGAGCCGATCTGTCTTTTCTTAAAAATAAATTAACGGCCAGCCTGGATTTCTTCTTTAATAAAACAACGAACATCCTGCTCGTTCCTATAACACCAACCGTGCTGGGAACAACATTGGGTGACGTAAACATCGGTTCCATGCAAAACAGGGGCTGGGAAGTGAACATTGGCTATAACCTCAGAACAGGCGACGTAAATCACAGTTTTTCGTTCAACATTGGCAATACGCAGAACAAAGCGGTTGATCTGGGCAACCCGGAGATCAGAACAGTGGACAATATAGGATTTATCCGTCGCAACGGCCTGCCGTTAGGGGCTTATTACGGCCTGAAAACAGATGGTCTGTTCCAGAGCTATGATGAAATAGCAAAGTCAGCGGTTCCCGTTGGCGCGGCTCCCCAGCCGGGTGACGTGAAATATGTAGACCGTAATAACGATGGTATCATTGATGATGATGACCGTTTTTATTTAGGTGACGGGTTCCCCCATTATAATTTCGGATTCACTTATAATGTCAATTATAAAGGTTTTGATCTGGCACTGCTGATACAGGGGGTTGGTAAAAGGCTGCAATCACTCAGAGGCGATATCTATACTCCTTTTCATAATGGCGCCTGGTACCCCGTAATTTTTAAGCATGAGCTGGATACATGGACGGTGACCAACACGGATGCAAAGTTTCCACGGCTGACTACTGATAACTCTGCTTCTTTTGCCAATAACTGGGGACATGCCTCTGACCTCTACCTGCTGGATGCTAAATATATCCGTGTAAAGAATATTCAGCTGGGGTACACGCTTCCCAATAAACTGGTTAGCAGATGGGGACTGGGTAAAGTACGCGCTTACCTGAATGCCCAGAACCCTTTTACATTTTCAAAGAATTCTTTCATAGACCCGGAATCCACAGAGTTTGATAATATGTTAAAAGCCAATGGAGGAAACAGCGGCAGGAATTATCCTACGCTTAAATTTTATGGCGGTGGCATCAATATAGATTTTTAA
- a CDS encoding RagB/SusD family nutrient uptake outer membrane protein — MKKLYIVAVIIAAMQLYSCQKLDIAPISKFTEANYWTSTDKAELVLNMAYNQMYNAGIMWRDEFLGDNMVHTYGTSDPNSIRRGEATAALNLFASEWKDAYGGIKTCLVFLANVDRIPGMPEELKNRMIDEIRFIRAYIYFRLVNYYGDIPFFTTEISLDDAYKVKRTPKSEVLSFIHSELDDIMNGGHLPKTENLVPDEKGRITIGAACAFQARAYLYENNYQKVKEYAGHLINEQDKYGMYQLFEYPAKKEESYFRLFTPEYEYNNEVILDITYVPDLKTWSNMSQMAPISKRAEISADNPTQELVDCYMTMNGLPVKGADKDPAYNENDPYVNRDPRLSATVVYDNYKWLNKDGSVDTIRTAIGTKTDDSYKSPVDRQTKTGYYVRKYYDWTMSSNNQSGLNIIMFRYADVLLMYAEACNELGKIAQQEWNATIRPIRERAGFKVAAALDYPAAKSQAELRDEIRNERRVELALEGLRWYDIKRWKTGQQVLNGAIHGFRFAGSAGATDGGYIRVNQYTFNNNRDYLWSVPLDQMDLNQNLKPNNPGY; from the coding sequence ATGAAAAAATTATATATCGTAGCTGTTATAATAGCAGCAATGCAGCTTTATTCCTGCCAGAAATTAGATATAGCACCGATTAGTAAATTTACGGAGGCCAATTACTGGACAAGTACAGATAAGGCAGAACTGGTTTTAAATATGGCCTATAACCAGATGTACAATGCCGGTATTATGTGGCGGGACGAGTTTTTGGGCGATAATATGGTGCATACCTATGGAACAAGCGACCCCAATTCGATCCGGAGAGGAGAAGCTACGGCCGCGTTAAATCTGTTCGCAAGTGAGTGGAAAGATGCCTATGGTGGTATTAAGACCTGCCTGGTTTTCCTGGCGAATGTGGACCGGATACCGGGGATGCCGGAGGAGCTCAAAAACAGGATGATCGATGAGATCCGCTTTATAAGAGCGTACATCTATTTCCGCCTTGTTAATTATTATGGTGATATTCCGTTCTTCACTACAGAGATTTCACTGGATGATGCCTACAAGGTAAAACGTACTCCCAAAAGTGAGGTACTCTCGTTTATTCATTCAGAACTGGATGATATCATGAACGGAGGGCATCTTCCTAAAACTGAAAACCTGGTCCCTGACGAAAAAGGCCGTATTACCATTGGCGCCGCCTGCGCTTTCCAGGCAAGGGCTTATTTGTATGAAAATAATTATCAGAAGGTAAAAGAATATGCCGGGCATCTTATCAATGAACAGGATAAATATGGAATGTATCAGTTGTTTGAGTATCCTGCCAAGAAAGAGGAAAGCTACTTCAGGCTTTTTACACCGGAATATGAATATAATAATGAGGTAATTCTGGACATTACCTATGTGCCCGATCTGAAAACCTGGAGCAACATGAGCCAGATGGCGCCTATATCCAAAAGGGCGGAAATATCAGCAGACAATCCCACGCAGGAACTGGTAGATTGCTATATGACCATGAATGGCCTGCCCGTGAAAGGGGCTGACAAGGATCCTGCTTATAATGAAAATGATCCCTATGTAAACAGGGACCCCCGCCTGTCAGCTACCGTTGTGTATGATAATTATAAATGGCTGAATAAAGATGGTTCAGTAGATACTATCCGAACGGCTATTGGCACCAAAACGGATGACTCTTATAAAAGCCCGGTAGACCGGCAAACAAAAACAGGCTACTATGTTCGTAAATATTATGACTGGACGATGAGCAGCAATAATCAGTCGGGTTTGAATATTATCATGTTCCGCTATGCGGATGTATTGCTGATGTATGCTGAAGCCTGTAATGAACTGGGAAAAATAGCACAGCAGGAATGGAATGCTACCATAAGGCCCATCCGGGAAAGAGCCGGTTTTAAAGTAGCTGCGGCTTTAGATTATCCTGCTGCAAAATCCCAGGCAGAGCTCCGGGATGAGATCCGGAATGAACGGAGGGTTGAGCTGGCGCTGGAAGGTTTACGCTGGTATGATATCAAGCGATGGAAAACTGGCCAGCAGGTGCTGAACGGTGCCATCCATGGCTTCAGATTTGCCGGCTCAGCCGGAGCCACAGACGGTGGCTATATCCGCGTTAACCAATACACGTTTAATAATAACCGCGATTATCTGTGGTCTGTTCCGCTGGATCAGATGGATCTTAACCAGAACCTGAAACCAAATAACCCCGGTTATTAA
- a CDS encoding SusE domain-containing protein: MKTIIARILVVFTFLALVAGCKKNDMEYKDPKVSPVDELYAPLENQQVTLSTQPDARLLFQWAPSHAQDGQLVAYEVVFYKESDTTNPVYRITSDNTGKELYANISHLDINRACAAAGIPTGETGTVYWSVASWRGLSSAVCPQKNKLTVKRLEGFEVIPDNVYLTGEASETGDDLSKAILMQKTGEGKFEIYTQLKSQGGYKFVDRTTGTPEVYYINPSGKLADADNNETSSVTETAVYRITIDFTNKGTTMTKITKMGVFFCPENKVILDLDYQGLGVWSGTGIINFKQESWGRDERYKFQMETSAGTKQLGTVNSTDSRPDAGSPASYYYVRLLDQNSQWDDKWKFATEVDGANSTITLTMKGGAPYTHTVKVN; this comes from the coding sequence ATGAAAACGATAATAGCCAGAATTCTTGTTGTATTTACTTTCCTCGCTCTTGTAGCAGGATGTAAAAAGAATGACATGGAATATAAGGATCCGAAAGTGAGCCCGGTTGATGAGCTATATGCACCTTTGGAAAACCAACAGGTTACTTTGAGCACGCAACCGGATGCCCGTTTATTATTTCAATGGGCTCCAAGCCATGCACAGGATGGTCAGTTGGTTGCTTACGAAGTGGTCTTTTACAAAGAATCAGATACAACCAATCCTGTATACAGGATCACATCTGATAATACGGGGAAAGAGTTGTATGCAAACATCTCGCATCTTGATATTAACAGGGCCTGTGCAGCAGCTGGTATTCCTACCGGGGAAACAGGAACTGTTTACTGGTCCGTGGCTTCATGGCGGGGATTAAGTTCCGCTGTTTGCCCCCAGAAAAACAAGCTTACGGTAAAACGTCTGGAGGGCTTTGAAGTGATCCCGGATAATGTATATCTTACCGGTGAAGCGTCGGAAACAGGCGATGATCTTTCCAAGGCAATACTGATGCAAAAGACCGGGGAAGGAAAATTTGAAATATATACACAACTCAAATCACAGGGTGGGTACAAATTTGTAGATCGTACCACCGGAACGCCTGAAGTATATTATATCAACCCTTCCGGAAAACTGGCCGATGCTGACAATAATGAAACATCCAGTGTTACAGAAACCGCGGTTTACAGGATCACGATTGATTTTACGAATAAGGGAACCACAATGACTAAAATAACAAAGATGGGTGTATTCTTCTGCCCTGAAAATAAAGTCATCCTGGATCTGGATTACCAGGGATTAGGCGTTTGGTCCGGAACAGGGATCATTAATTTCAAGCAAGAAAGCTGGGGCAGGGATGAGCGTTATAAATTCCAGATGGAAACGTCCGCTGGAACAAAGCAGTTAGGAACCGTCAATTCGACCGATAGCCGCCCGGATGCAGGGTCTCCCGCTTCCTATTACTATGTCAGGTTGCTCGATCAGAACTCTCAGTGGGATGATAAATGGAAATTTGCAACCGAGGTAGATGGTGCCAATTCTACCATTACCTTAACTATGAAGGGCGGCGCTCCGTATACCCATACTGTAAAGGTGAATTAA
- a CDS encoding glycoside hydrolase family 76 protein, with translation MKKLAIIYSLILLTLASCQKYNDVYTGNETEPAGFYQVDWTAAVDSSTNSFVNRYWNTTYHVFNNTYNGEIQWNDYWPEAHGLDVLVDAYLRTKDNKFKQAIYDFYEGVRKKNWYSDNWENDYYDDMGWHGLAHMRALEATGDQRYAQSSKDLWRWITEGWTDYDGGGIKWRKESDDLGEGKGIPANGPAAIIAARRYKMYPDEINGGLNNLEWAKRIYDWMKYNRTILSSGRIFENINNTNSDYSYDVGTYLGAALELYDITKDKTYFDDAVRITNYHITHNIDKAYGVMRDFGEQSGNGGGNDVNLFKGIFVRYFTILIQHPDLPDEDRERYIAFLKNNAEYLWIEGTQKTPDIKFSYTWWKNPGDAETWGDLRSAISAATTIEAMALLQKKGYLK, from the coding sequence ATGAAAAAGCTTGCTATAATCTATAGCCTTATCCTGCTAACGCTTGCGTCCTGCCAGAAATATAATGATGTTTACACGGGCAATGAAACAGAGCCTGCCGGTTTTTACCAGGTAGACTGGACAGCAGCAGTGGACAGTAGCACGAATTCCTTTGTCAACAGGTACTGGAATACCACCTACCATGTGTTCAATAATACATATAATGGTGAAATACAGTGGAACGATTACTGGCCGGAAGCGCATGGGCTGGATGTGCTGGTGGATGCCTACCTCAGAACAAAAGACAATAAATTCAAACAGGCTATTTATGATTTTTATGAGGGTGTCCGGAAAAAGAACTGGTACAGTGATAACTGGGAAAATGATTATTATGATGATATGGGCTGGCATGGATTAGCGCACATGAGAGCGCTGGAGGCCACGGGTGATCAGCGTTATGCACAATCATCAAAAGATTTATGGAGGTGGATTACTGAAGGCTGGACAGATTATGATGGCGGCGGTATCAAATGGCGTAAAGAATCGGACGATCTGGGCGAAGGCAAAGGCATACCCGCCAATGGCCCGGCGGCGATCATAGCCGCAAGACGATATAAGATGTACCCGGATGAAATAAATGGCGGTCTGAACAACCTGGAATGGGCCAAACGGATCTATGACTGGATGAAATACAATCGCACTATATTGTCTTCCGGCAGGATCTTTGAGAATATTAACAACACCAATAGTGATTATTCCTATGATGTGGGTACTTACCTGGGGGCAGCACTGGAATTGTATGACATCACAAAGGATAAAACCTATTTTGATGATGCTGTAAGGATTACCAATTACCATATTACGCACAACATCGATAAAGCTTATGGAGTAATGAGAGACTTTGGCGAGCAATCGGGCAATGGTGGCGGAAATGATGTGAATCTCTTCAAAGGGATATTTGTCCGTTATTTTACCATCCTGATCCAGCATCCGGATCTGCCCGATGAAGACCGGGAACGTTATATTGCTTTCCTGAAGAACAATGCAGAATATCTTTGGATAGAAGGTACACAGAAAACCCCCGACATAAAATTCAGCTATACCTGGTGGAAGAATCCCGGAGATGCTGAAACCTGGGGTGACCTTCGGTCTGCCATAAGTGCGGCAACCACAATTGAAGCGATGGCTTTGTTACAGAAAAAGGGGTACTTGAAATAA
- a CDS encoding formate/nitrite transporter family protein, with translation MDYKKPAEVVALMIQSGTDKGRLGTTDLFVRGALSGMLLGIGTTLAVTGSTQTGIPIVGALLFPICFVVVVLMGLELVTGSFALLPAAYFHKSLSIGSLLRNLMIVYSANLFGALLYVFLFWASLTSFGQTSGSPLIPAIVKIAEAKTTGYGQLGGAGIATAFTKGILCNWMVTMGVVLALTSSSTIGKIIAAWIPVFMFFAQGFEHAVVNMFLIPAGMLFGAKVTLSDWWVYNQIPVTLGNIAGALLFTAAALYITYGRENKPAASSTTRSQTPKAIVPEQQMV, from the coding sequence ATGGATTACAAAAAACCCGCAGAAGTAGTTGCATTGATGATCCAGTCCGGCACTGATAAAGGCCGGCTCGGCACCACTGATCTTTTTGTAAGAGGTGCCTTATCCGGCATGCTGCTGGGCATTGGCACCACGCTTGCCGTTACGGGCAGCACACAAACCGGCATTCCCATTGTGGGAGCCTTATTATTTCCCATTTGTTTTGTAGTGGTAGTGCTGATGGGGCTGGAACTGGTTACCGGCAGCTTTGCCCTGCTGCCGGCAGCTTACTTTCATAAAAGCCTTTCTATAGGATCCTTATTGCGTAATCTGATGATCGTTTATAGTGCCAATTTATTCGGGGCGCTTTTATATGTATTCCTGTTCTGGGCATCTCTTACCAGTTTCGGGCAAACCTCCGGCTCACCGCTGATACCGGCTATTGTAAAAATAGCGGAGGCAAAGACAACCGGCTACGGACAGCTGGGAGGGGCAGGCATTGCTACAGCATTTACAAAAGGCATCCTGTGCAACTGGATGGTGACCATGGGTGTGGTGCTGGCGCTTACCTCCTCTTCCACCATTGGTAAAATAATAGCTGCCTGGATACCGGTATTTATGTTTTTTGCACAGGGGTTTGAGCATGCTGTGGTAAACATGTTCCTGATCCCCGCAGGCATGCTGTTTGGCGCAAAAGTTACTTTAAGCGATTGGTGGGTATATAACCAGATACCTGTTACGCTGGGTAATATTGCGGGAGCTTTGCTGTTTACTGCCGCTGCCTTATATATTACTTACGGAAGGGAAAACAAGCCCGCAGCCTCTTCAACTACCCGATCGCAAACACCTAAAGCCATTGTTCCGGAACAGCAGATGGTCTGA
- the nirD gene encoding nitrite reductase small subunit NirD encodes MQKSNWIYACKTADMPHNGGVCVQYGTEQIALYYFTHRKEWYATQNLCPHKKQMALSRGILGSQQGEPKVACPFHKKTFSLKNGECLNDENCSAIKTYPVKVHEGNVFIDIASLLTPNPSTYPAYEQQ; translated from the coding sequence ATGCAAAAAAGTAACTGGATCTATGCCTGTAAGACAGCAGACATGCCGCACAACGGAGGTGTGTGCGTGCAGTATGGAACGGAGCAGATCGCTCTTTATTATTTCACCCACCGTAAGGAATGGTATGCCACACAAAACCTGTGTCCGCACAAAAAGCAGATGGCGCTCAGCCGGGGTATACTGGGGTCACAGCAGGGAGAGCCAAAAGTGGCCTGCCCGTTTCATAAAAAAACATTTTCGCTTAAAAACGGGGAGTGCCTTAATGATGAAAACTGCAGCGCTATTAAAACGTATCCGGTTAAAGTACATGAGGGCAATGTCTTCATTGATATTGCATCCCTCCTTACACCCAACCCTTCAACTTATCCGGCATATGAACAGCAATAG